In Puntigrus tetrazona isolate hp1 chromosome 23, ASM1883169v1, whole genome shotgun sequence, the DNA window tatatatatgtgtgtgtgtatgtatgtgtgtatgcgtatgtgtgtatgtatgtatatgtgtatgtatgtatatgtatatatatatatatgtgtgtaagtatatatgtatatgtatacgtgtatgtgtatatatatatatatatatatatatatatatatatgtgtgtgtatgtatgcatgcgtatgtatgtatatatgtgtgtgtatgcgtatatatgcttatatgtatgcgtatatgtgtgtatgcatgcatgtatgtgtatgtatgcatgcatgtatgcatgcgtatgtatgtgtgtatatatatatatatatgtgtgtgtatgtatatatatatatgtgtgtatgtatgtgtatatgcatgcatgtgtatatatatgtgtatgtatatgtatatatatgtgtatgtatatgtatatatatatgtatatgtatatatatatgtatatatatatatatatatatatgtgtatgcatgtatgtatatgtatatgtatatatatatatatatatatatatatatatatatatatatatatatatatatatgtatatgtatatgtatatgtatatatatatatatatatatatatatatatatatatatatatatatatatatatatatatatatatatatatatatgtatatatatatatatatatatatatatatatatatatatatatatatatatatatatatatatatatatatatatatatatatatatatatatatatatatatatatatatgtatatatatatatatatatatatgtatatgtatatatgtatatatatatatatatatatatatatatatgtatatgtatatatatatatatatatgtatatgtatatgtatatatatatatatgtatatgtatatatatatatgtatatatgtatatgtatatatatatatatatatgtatatatatatgtatatatatatatatatatgtatatatatatatatatatatatatatatatatatatatatatatatatatatatatatatatatatatatatatatatatatatatatatatatatatatatatatatatatatatatatatatatatatatatatatatatatatatatatatatacacatatatatgtgtgtatgtatgtatatatatatgtatgtatgcatgtgtatgtatgtatgcatgcatgtgtgtctatatgtgtgtatatatatatatatatatatatgcatgtatgtatgtatatatgtgtgtgtgtatgtatatgtgtgtatgcgtaTATGTGTATgcgtatatatgtgtatatgtatgcttatatgtatatgtatgtgtgtatgtatgtatacgtgtatgtatatgtgtatgcgtatatatgtgtatatgtatgcgtatgtgtatgtgtatgtatgcatatatgtgtgtatgcatgtgtatgtatgtatatatatatatatgtatatgtatgtatatgtatgtgtatatatgtgtgtgtatatatatatatatatatatatatatatatatgtgtatgtatgtaatatgtgtgtatgcatgtgtatgtatgcatgcatgtgtgtctatatgtgtgtatgtatatatatgtgtgtatgtatatatgcatgcgtatgtatgtatatgtgtgtgtatgcgtatgtgtgtatgcgtatatatgtgtatatgtatgcttatatgtatatgtatgtgtgtatgtatgtatacgtgtatgtatatgtgtatgtatatatgtgtatatgtatgcgtatgtgtgtatgtatgcgtatatgtgtgtatgcatgtgtatgtatgtatatgcatatgtatgtgtatgtatatgtgtatgtgtatatatgtgtatatatatgtgtctatatgtatatgcatgcatacatacacacacacacatatatatatatatatatatatatatatatatatatatatatatgtgtgtatgtatgtatgcatgcgtatatatatgtatatatgtgtgtgtatgcgtatatatgtgtatatgtatgcttATATGTAtgcgtatatgtgtgtatgcatgcatgtatgtgtatgtgtgcatgtgtgtatgcatgcgtatgtgtgtatgtatgtatatgtgtatgtatgtatatgtatatatataaatatgtgtgtaagTATGatatgtgtatgcgtgtatgtgtatgtatatgtatatatatatatatatatatatatatgtgtgtgtatgtatgtgtgtatgcgtatgcatgtgtatgtatgtatatgcatatgtatatatatgtgtctatatatgtatatgtgtgtgtctatatatatgtgtgtatatatatatatatgtatatgtgtgtatatttatatatatatatgtgtgtgtttatgtatgtgtgtgtatatatatatatatatatatatgtgtgtgtatatgtatatatatatatatatatatatatatatatatatatatatatatatatatatatatatatatatatatatacatacacatatatatatatacacacacatatacatatatagacacacatatatatacatgcatgcatacatgtgtatgtatatatatacatatatatatatacatatatacatatatatatatatatatatatatatatatatatatatatatatatatatatatatatatatatatacatatatatatatatatatacatatatatatatatatatatatatatatatatatatatatatatatatatatatatatatatatatatatatatatatatatatatatatatatatatatatatatatatatatatatatatatatatacatatatacatatatatatatacatatacatatatacatatatatatatatatatatatatatatatatatatatatatatatatatatatatatatatatatatatatacatatatatatatatacatatatatatatacatatatacatatatatatatacatatatatatatatatatatatatatatatacatatatatatatatatatatacatatatacatatatatatatatatatatatatatatatatgtatgtatgtatatatatatatatatatatatatatatatatatatatatacacacacacacacacacatatatatatatatatatatatatatatatgtatatatatacatacacatgtatgcatgcatgtatatatatgtgtgtctatatatgtatatgtgtgtgtatatatgtgtatgtgtatatatgtgtatatatatatatatatgtgtatgtatatgtatgtatatatatatgtatatgtatatatatgtatatatatatatatatatatatatatatatatatatatgtatgtatatatatatatatgcgtatatgtgtgtatgtatgcatgtatgtatatgtatgtgtatatgcatgcatgtgtgtcatatatatatatacatatacacacacatatatatatatatatatatatatatatatatatatatatatatatatatatatatatatatacatatatatatatatatatatacacatatatatatatatatatatatatacacacatacatacatatatatacacatatatatacacatatatatatatatatatatacatacacatatatacacatatatatatatatatatatatatatatatatatatatatatatacatatatatatacacacatatatatatatatatatatatatatatatatatatatatatatatatatatatatgtgtatatatatgtatatgcatgcatatatatatatatatatatatatatatatatatatatatatatatatatatatatatatatatatatatatatatatatatatatatatatatatgcatgtatatacatgcgtgtatgtatgtatatatatgcatatgtgtgtacaGTGaatacacatgtaaacaaaaacattttagacgGGATTATTTACGATAAATCTTTTAACAGCACTAGAGGATATATTTGCACAAATATATTGCttaagcatgaaaaaaaattttttttaattaaatttcaacTTGATTTTTTGCTGCCCAGCTCattatgtatatgaatatgcatagaataaattaaaatgaattgcaaaAGCTGGAAATTCTAACAAATCCTGATTAACTACAGGTGAAAATTTATCAATTAAAAGATGAGGGATAGAGAATATTGTCATGGACAGACTGTGCTTTATAAAAAAAcgtatgttaataataggcatgcttaTACAAGCAACTAGTTAACAGCGAGAACTGTTCCCTATACCTATACTAAGTTTTACCAAAATCAATGATTAATAGTTCTAATGATCCTTAGATTAATCagtcatcaaaataataatttgttgcaGATGCTAAGTGTCTTAGCAAATCGTAGAAAAGCTATTAGCACACAGGTACCTGGGTAGGTCTCGCTCTCTCTGATAAGGAAGGATCCGGGCTGATTATGAGGGAGCATCAGCAGTTCCTCTGCTTTCTGCTTGCTGAGACCCACAAACTGCCACCtgcacgaacacacacacacacacacacacacacagatgagggaGAAGTTGTAGGTGGAGCCAGACAACATGTAATGAGTGTGTGATCTGGGAGTCATTGTGGGTACAGTACGTCCCCCGAACTGATAATCAGATCACACAATACCCAGCGGAGCCCACTCGACAGAAACTCAAGCTGACGTCATCAGCGCCTCTGGAAGAACACACACGCCACCACACCGTGATGAACTCTACACACACTCGAAACTAATAGAAAGAGGTTCGGCTCACCTGTTGTACACTTTAGCGGTGTAGTTGCTGGGGATGTAGCTCTCGTTTCCCGTGGCTGATGAACTGACTTTCCACCACTCGCCCTCACTGTAACACACATCATATGATCAGATACTCAGCCCGCTCAGGCTGTGCTCAGGACCCGCTATGCAACACTTACTCTGACAAAATGTTGAGCCTCTCTCCCACTCTGATAGTGCAGTCCCCGGGCCCTCTGGACGGGTAGTCGTACAGGGACACCACCACGAACCTACCGCCGTCTGCCACAGATCAACAACACCTCAGTACAGCTGCTTCAGtataatgaatacataaagAGAGctcctcaaaaataaaaaaaaataaaaaagttgtcTGTGCAATTTTTGGGTGCaactttaaaatgtgcaaaaatgatggtttagcatttaatttagtttgaatgCACATTGTTTCATTCTTAATTGTCACCCAGTGGGAATGAGTTTATTTCactatattacaaataaatccTACTCTTAACAAGACATATATCATTGAAAAGCTATAAGGTTTCTAAAAAGATCTACAACTGTTAACGCCCTGTGTCACAAAagttttgttgttaatttttcCCTATTAAGTTTCAGAAATTCTCAAAGTATCAATAGAAATCTTGAATTCATGAATTATAACAATTGATGATcggaaaatttaaaaaatggggGTGATGGTATTTTGTAagttaaaatgtttgcatttcctgtttttactttaattgtGGTTAAGTCATTTAGTTTGTGCTGTTCTCattctttagtatttttttttttaaatatatagttttatatacgttttattatttagttttagttattttagcacaCAAGCTAAATGAAACTGTGTAATTCATTTcaagtaatgcttttttaatggttttagtagattttaactttcttttagttgattatatattttttggtatAAATCAAATCTTTTACTGATATAGTACTAGAATTGATGTTTTATCTTTCATCACGTGTATGACCCACTGCAGGTCTATATACAGTACGAGTATTATTACGCCGGTtatctgtacattttaaatgtccaaaTCAGATTTTAGTTCAAGTGGattcaaataacattttagtattatatcAATTCATaatctgtaatatctaagaaaTTCATGAGTGCTGGTAAAGCGCCACTGAACGCTACAGCAGCCAATAAAACTAAGTAGAGAATCCGTACGCACATCTGAAGgagcttttttacatttctaaaaccaCCTCGTCCATATAGGAAAGGCTGAACTCACCCGTGGTCAGCGGGTCAGTGCTTTGCTCCGTGTCCAAGAGAACAGCATGCGAGCGGGATCCACGCCGGTCTTTACTGGGCCGACTGCCCATAGCCGACTGCTCTAGACTTCTCAGGCACACGGTGCGGATGGGAACCACAATCTAAGAACACAAGAGTGAGAATATTTCACTATCGACTCttcttttaagtaaaaaagccaaaaaaaaaaaaatgaaacgatcaaatttaaatgtacagtttgaTCATGCCATGGCTTTCTTTTGTCACACTTCGAACAAGAGGAGGAAGGATGCTGACAAACCACTTGTGTGCTTTGCCGAAAACTTTCCATCTGCACTTTCAGTATCACGCACTTATTTACCTTGGTTAAAAAAAGGGGTGGTCATTCTAAAAATAGATCTGGTAAAACGGAGAACATTTTTCTGTCGAGCTCAATTACATCACAACAGTGCAAGCTGCAGTTATTGAAGCTGAATAATGAGCAAAATCAATAGATTCAAATGATTTGGTATGCAAATAACagatcatatattatataacgtGACTCATATTCTCATATGACTTAGAAGTGACTGTAAAGTGCTGAGGTTCAGCAATCTTCCACTGACTTCCCACAGGGTCGATATGAAAAATGATTACtgtaaaccatttaaaaattaaatcatctGGTTTAATGAACATGATCGACATTGTCGAAATATGCGTATCAAGATACAAATCTACTTTGAATATTTGTACATCAATGATTCTCATTGCATGGTCTTACATTGTAATAAGCCTGTAATTGAATTGCTGCTATAAATAAGTTCAGTAAACACACATGAAGTAACCAGCCCTCTGATTTCAACACTGTCATTAGCATTCATTACTGATCCTTGATGAGCATTTTTCcatattatattgtaatgcaGCGGCACTGGTCCCGCAGTTCTATGACATTATGGAGCAGATGGTCACCTGGTAACACAGATGGGTCTCACTAGGTCATCAGGGTCTTCAGGTCCAAATTACAGACCTCATACCACGAACACCAAAATAACACATGCGTAACTGATTGCAT includes these proteins:
- the sla2b gene encoding src-like-adapter 2 isoform X1; translated protein: MESFRQSTQVVCQHPSSSCSKCDKRKPWHDQTIVVPIRTVCLRSLEQSAMGSRPSKDRRGSRSHAVLLDTEQSTDPLTTDGGRFVVVSLYDYPSRGPGDCTIRVGERLNILSDEGEWWKVSSSATGNESYIPSNYTAKVYNRWQFVGLSKQKAEELLMLPHNQPGSFLIRESETYPGNHTLSVRRSSSHERASVKHYRISCIDNGWVYISPGLTFRTLSDLITHYSVSDGLCCILGEPCYIVGSNNVPVVTGPPPVAVKRPTINWKDVDSAMIFGQRKEGAEDSVVSEGLKEAINSYLYMTEECEDCSQIWDT